A single genomic interval of Zunongwangia sp. HGR-M22 harbors:
- a CDS encoding PH domain-containing protein, producing MDSVETQFSNNTIDIATLPNFEQVAMNPVRAKLLTKHLLQTGVWFLLIIAFGVFMYFQKEVLVGSIISGILMLFLIFMVFNFIKKQPRYAYAIREKDLIYKRGFLLSKSTVVSFNRIQHVSISRSLLDKWLDLSTLKIFTAGGSGSDVKIPGLDPIIAEKLKETLAGKIANENG from the coding sequence ATGGATTCCGTAGAGACCCAATTTAGCAATAATACGATCGATATCGCTACACTACCAAATTTTGAGCAGGTAGCTATGAATCCCGTTCGTGCAAAATTATTAACCAAGCATCTGTTACAGACAGGTGTTTGGTTTCTACTTATTATTGCCTTTGGTGTTTTTATGTATTTTCAGAAAGAAGTTCTGGTTGGAAGTATTATTAGCGGAATTTTAATGCTGTTTTTAATATTTATGGTCTTCAACTTCATCAAAAAACAGCCGCGCTATGCTTACGCGATCAGAGAAAAAGATCTAATTTATAAACGCGGATTTCTTTTGAGTAAATCTACTGTTGTTTCTTTCAATAGAATTCAGCATGTATCTATAAGCCGTAGCCTACTAGATAAGTGGCTCGATCTCTCTACTCTTAAAATCTTTACTGCCGGTGGTAGTGGCAGTGATGTGAAAATCCCTGGTTTAGATCCAATAATTGCCGAAAAACTTAAAGAAACTCTAGCAGGTAAAATAGCTAACGAAAATGGCTAA